The following proteins are encoded in a genomic region of Corylus avellana chromosome ca4, CavTom2PMs-1.0:
- the LOC132178993 gene encoding L-type lectin-domain containing receptor kinase IX.1-like — MASYNFKNKHFPFPKPLILFYLFMVTVFFSPLRQIQFTSALSFNFTSFLPSDDKNITCEGSATTNDQVIQLTGGIRASKLIGRATYSSPMHLWDKTSRNLTDFTTHFIFAIDSQNKTNYGDGLAFFLAPTGSSIPLVNYQGATMGLARDDQLLNSTNNPFVAVEFDIYPNEPLDLPGEHVGIDINSLKSVANVSWRGVNYSILEGEINEAWISYNSSSHNLSVLFTALINNATVWQSLYYIVDLRDYLPEWVTLGFSAATGNAYAMHTIRTWNFSSTLEDTLAKPTMESNMSLNPAPNRNKNKRLGLAVGLGGGGSFLLGGFALILFCFWKRNKRDTEEDLAFDRCMNEEFQRETGPNKFSFYELARATNNFSDEEKLGQGGFGGVYRGFLRDSNSYIAVKRVSKGSKQGIKEYASEVKIISQLRHKNLVPLIGWCHERGELLLVYEFMPNGSLDSHLFTEESLLLWAIRYKVAQGLASALLYLHEEWEQCVVHRDIKSSNIMLDSNFNTKLGDFGLARLVDHVKGSQTTVLAGTMGYMDPECVTTGKASKESDVYSFEIVALEICCGRKPIKPDAPEDQVVMVEWVWELYGIGKVLEAVDPRLSGDFDEQQMERLMIVGLWCAHPDRNLRPSIRQTIHVLNFEAPLPILPSNMPGTTLLAQVVNRHSMPLSMSSIVTDYEEGRNPFSSDSYTNSSLSASYVAAPPSASLLHTC; from the exons ATGGCTTCTTACAActtcaaaaacaaacatttccCATTTCCAAAGCCCCTAATCCTCTTTTATCTCTTCATGGTCACCGTTTTCTTCTCCCCACTACGCCAAATCCAATTTACAAGTGCTTTATCCTTCAACTTCACCAGTTTCCTGCCTTCGGATGACAAAAATATAACGTGTGAGGGATCAGCTACCACTAACGACCAAGTCATCCAACTCACCGGCGGCATCCGTGCATCAAAGCTTATAGGTCGAGCCACATATTCCAGTCCCATGCACCTGTGGGACAAGACATCCAGAAACCTCACAGATTTCACTACCCACTTTATCTTTGCCATTGATTCtcaaaacaaaactaattatGGAGATGGGCTTGCCTTCTTCCTAGCTCCTACTGGTTCATCAATTCCTCTTGTCAATTACCAAGGTGCCACTATGGGTCTCGCTAGGGATGACCAGCTACTAAACTCGACCAACAATCCTTTTGTGGCAGTGGAGTTTGACATCTATCCAAACGAACCATTGGATCTGCCCGGCGAACATGTAGGTATTGATATAAACTCCTTAAAATCTGTTGCAAATGTGTCATGGCGGGGGGTTAATTATTCTATTCTTGAAGGGGAAATCAATGAAG ctTGGATTAGTTATAATTCCAGTTCTCATAATTTGAGTGTTCTCTTCACTGCTCTCATAAACAATGCAACTGTTTGGCAATCCCTTTATTATATTGTTGATTTGAGAGATTACCTACCTGAATGGGTAACTTTGGGATTCTCAGCCGCAACAGGAAATGCTTATGCAATGCATACCATTCGCACATGGAATTTTAGTTCAACTTTGGAAGATACTTTAGCCAAACCAACAATGGAAAGCAATATGAGTCTGAATCCGGCCCCCAACCGAAACAAAAACAAGAGGTTAGGATTAGCCGTGGGGTTGGGTGGTGGTGGATCTTTTTTGCTCGGTGGGTTTGCTTTAATTCTATTTTGCTTTTGGAAGAGGAATAAGAGGGACACAGAAGAGGATCTCGCTTTTGATAGGTGCATGAATGAAGAATTTCAAAGGGAAACAGGACCCAACAAGTTTTCATTTTATGAATTGGCTCGCGCCACCAAtaattttagtgatgaagaaAAGCTAGGCCAGGGAGGATTTGGTGGAGTTTACAGAGGATTTTTAAGGGACTCAAATTCCTACATTGCTGTCAAGAGGGTATCAAAAGGGTCTAAACAGGGGATAAAAGAGTATGCCTcagaagtaaaaattattagtcAACTGAGACATAAAAATTTGGTGCCACTCATTGGCTGGTGCCATGAAAGAGGAGAACTCTTACTTGTCTATGAGTTCATGCCCAATGGAAGCTTAGATTCACATCTTTTTACTGAAGAAAGCTTATTGTTATGGGCAATAAGGTACAAAGTTGCTCAAGGATTGGCGTCGGCATTGCTATACTTGCACGAGGAATGGGAACAATGTGTGGTGCATAGGGATATAAAATCAAGCAACATTATGCTTGATTCAAACTTTAATACTAAACTTGGAGATTTTGGGCTAGCTAGGCTTGTGGACCATGTGAAAGGGTCACAAACCACTGTATTGGCAGGCACCATGGGCTACATGGATCCTGAATGTGTCACAACCGGTAAGGCCAGTAAAGAGTCGGATGTATATAGTTTCGAAATTGTCGCTTTGGAGATTTGTTGTGGAAGAAAACCAATCAAGCCCGATGCCCCTGAAGATCAAGTAGTCATGGTGGAGTGGGTTTGGGAGCTCTATGGAATAGGAAAAGTACTTGAAGCAGTTGACCCAAGGCTGAGTGGAGATTTTGATGAGCAGCAAATGGAGCGCTTGATGATTGTCGGGCTTTGGTGCGCTCACCCTGATCGAAACCTTAGGCCATCAATTAGGCAAACAATTCATGTTCTAAATTTTGAGGCACCATTGCCTATTCTCCCATCTAATATGCCGGGGACAACACTTCTTGCACAGGTAGTGAACAGACATTCAATGCCACTTTCTATGTCTAGCATTGTTACTGATTATGAGGAAGGACGAAATCCATTTTCAAGTGATAGTTACACCAATTCCTCACTATCTGCTTCATACGTTGCGGCTCCTCCATCTGCATCGCTTTTGCATACGTGCTAA
- the LOC132178870 gene encoding L-type lectin-domain containing receptor kinase IX.1-like (The sequence of the model RefSeq protein was modified relative to this genomic sequence to represent the inferred CDS: added 108 bases not found in genome assembly) — protein MASYNFKNKHFPFPKPLILFYLFMVTSFFSPLRQIQFTSALSFNFTSFNPGDSDITYDRAFAEDSVIQLTGNSLLARSELVGRATYSSPMHLWDKASGNLTDFTTYFTFAIDSQNRNSTGGGLAFFLAPNGSTIPNNVNQGAGLGLARDDQLLNSTDNPFVAVEFDIYSNQPWDSPGEHVGIDINSMKSVPHVSTSDNDYPYLDVYSNEAWISYNSSSHNLSVQLKPYSPYFSNSFPWKSLSYNVDLRHYLPEWVTFGFSAATGNASTMHTIRTWNFSSTLEDNVVKPTVEGSPIPNSAPDRRKNRRLGLAVGLGGGGSFLLGGFALILFGFWKRNKRETEEDLAFDRCMDDEFQRETGPNKFSFNELAHATNNFNDEEKLGQGGFGGVYKGFLRESNSFVAVKRVSKGSKQGMKEYASEVKIISRLRHRNLVQLIGRCHERGELLLVYEFMPNGSLDSHLFTEESLLIWAIRYKVAQGLASALLYLHEESEQCVVHRDIKSSNIMLDANFNTKLGDFGLARLVDHVKGSQTTLLLAGTMGYMAPECVTTGKANKESDVYSFGIVALEIACGRKPIKINALEDQVVMVEWVRKLYGIGKVLEAADPRLGGDFDEPQMERLMIVGLCCSHPNRNLRPTIREAIHVLNFEAPLPILPSNMPGTAHLAPVVNRPASMSLSMSNIVSDYGGR, from the coding sequence TTTACAAGTGCTTTATCCTTCAACTTCACCAGTTTCAATCCTGGTGACTCCGATATAACATATGACAGAGCTTTTGCtgaagactcggtcatccaactCACCGGCAACTCGCTTCTGGCCAGATCAGAGCTTGTAGGTAGAGCCACGTATTCCAGTCCCATGCACCTGTGGGACAAGGCATCTGGAAACCTCACAGATTTCACTACCTACTTTACCTTTGCAATTGATTCTCAAAATAGAAATAGTACTGGAGGTGGGCTTGCGTTCTTCCTAGCACCTAATGGTTCAACAATTCCTAATAATGTCAACCAAGGTGCGGGGCTGGGTCTTGCTAGGGATGACCAGCTACTAAACTCGACGGACAATCCTTTTGTCGCGGTGGAGTTTGACATCTATTCGAACCAACCATGGGATTCGCCAGGCGAACATGTAGGTATTGATATAAATTCCATGAAATCTGTTCCTCATGTGTCAACATCGGACAATGATTATCCTTATCTTGACGTTTATTCCAATGAAGCTTGGATTAGTTATAATTCCAGTTCTCATAATTTGAGTGTTCAGTTGAAGCCTTATTCGCCTTATTTTTCTAATTCGTTCCCCTGGAAATCCCTTTCTTATAATGTGGATTTGAGACATTACCTACCTGAATGGGTAACTTTTGGATTCTCAGCCGCAACAGGAAATGCTTCTACAATGCATACCATTCGCACATGGAATTTTAGTTCAACTTTGGAAGATAATGTAGTCAAACCAACAGTGGAAGGCAGTCCAATCCCAAATTCGGCTCCTGACCGAAGGAAAAACAGGAGGTTAGGATTAGCCGTGGGGTTGGGTGGTGGTGGATCTTTTTTGCTTGGTGGGTTTGCTTTAATTCTATTTGGCTTTTGGAAGAGGAATAAGAGGGAAACAGAAGAGGATCTCGCCTTTGATAGGTGCATGGATGATGAATTTCAAAGGGAAACAGGACCCAACAAGTTTTCATTTAACGAATTGGCTCATGCCACTAATAATTTCAATGATGAAGAAAAGCTAGGCCAGGGAGGATTTGGTGGGGTTTACAAAGGATTTTTAAGGGAGTCAAACTCCTTCGTTGCGGTTAAGAGGGTATCAAAAGGGTCTAAACAGGGGATGAAGGAGTATGCTTcagaagtaaaaattattagtaGATTGAGACATAGGAATTTGGTGCAACTCATTGGCCGGTGCCATGAAAGAGGAGAACTCTTACTTGTCTATGAGTTCATGCCCAATGGAAGCTTAGATTCACATCTTTTTACTGAAGAAAGCTTATTGATATGGGCAATAAGGTACAAAGTTGCTCAAGGATTGGCATCGGCATTGCTTTACTTGCATGAGGAATCGGAACAATGTGTGGTGCATAGGGATATAAAATCAAGCAACATTATGCTTGATGCAAACTTTAATACTAAACTTGGGGATTTTGGACTAGCTAGGCTTGTGGACCATGTGAAAGGGTCACAAACAACTTTATTATTAGCAGGCACAATGGGCTACATGGCTCCAGAATGTGTCACAACTGGTAAGGCCAACAAGGAGTcagatgtttatagttttggaatTGTCGCTCTAGAGATTGCTTGTGGAAGAAAACCAATCAAGATCAATGCCCTTGAAGATCAAGTAGTCATGGTGGAGTGGGTTCGGAAGCTCTATGGAATAGGAAAGGTACTTGAAGCAGCTGATCCAAGGCTGGGTGGAGATTTTGATGAGCCCCAAATGGAGCGCTTGATGATTGTTGGGCTTTGTTGCTCTCACCCTAATCGAAACCTTAGGCCTACAATAAGGGAAGCAATTCATGTTCTCAATTTTGAGGCTCCATTGCCTATTCTCCCATCAAATATGCCAGGAACAGCACATCTTGCTCCAGTAGTGAATAGACCAGCTTCAATGTCACTCTCTATGTCTAATATTGTTTCTGATTATGGGGGAAGATAG
- the LOC132178871 gene encoding L-type lectin-domain containing receptor kinase IX.2-like: MAFYIFKIKAFPFPKPLFLFYLLIITSFFSVPSPFTSALNFSFPNFTRDDSRIRYHGAFPEDEVIQLTGDSYTVSSGLQGRATYFNPMHLWDKASGNLTDFTTHFIFAIDSQNKTNYGDGFAFFLAPTGSTIPIYNVKEGATMGLAKDDLVLNSTDNPFFAVEFDIYPNEPWDPPGEHVAATGNTSAMHTIHTWDFSSTLVDTVAEPPVAGNMSRNPAPNRNKHKRLGLAVGLGGGGSFLLGGFALILFCFWKRNRRDTEEDLAFDRCMDEEFQRETGPNKFSFYELARATNNFSDEEKLGQGGFGGVYRGFLRDSNSYVAVKRVSKGSKQGIKEYASEVKIISQLRHKNLVPLIGWCHERGELLLVYEFMPNGSLDSHFFTEESLLLWAIRYKVAQGLASALLYLHEEWEQCVVHRDIKSSNVMLDSNFNTKLGDFGLARLVDHVKGSQTTVLAGTMGYMDPECVTTGKASKESDVYSFGIVALEICCGRKPIKPDAPEDQVVMVEWVWELYRIGKVLEAVDPRLSGDFDEQQMERLMIVGLWCAHPDRNFRPSIRQTIHVLNFEAPLPILPSNMPAYSPT, translated from the exons ATGGCTTTTTACATCTTCAAAATCAAAGCTTTCCCATTTCCAAAGCCCCTATTCCTCTTTTATCTCTTAATCATCACTAGTTTCTTCTCTGTACCAAGCCCATTTACGAGTGCTTTAAACTTCAGTTTCCCCAATTTCACTCGTGATGACTCCCGTATAAGATATCACGGAGCTTTTCCTGAAGACGAAGTCATCCAACTCACCGGCGACTCATATACGGTCAGTTCAGGGCTTCAAGGTCGGGCCACGTATTTCAATCCCATGCACCTGTGGGACAAGGCATCCGGAAACCTCACAGATTTCACTACCCACTTTATCTTTGCCATTGATTCtcaaaacaaaactaattatGGAGACGGGTTTGCCTTCTTCCTAGCTCCTACTGGTTCAACAATTCCTATTTATAATGTCAAAGAAGGTGCCACTATGGGTCTTGCTAAGGATGACCTGGTACTAAACTCGACGGACAATCCTTTTTTTGCGGTGGAGTTTGATATCTATCCGAACGAACCATGGGATCCACCAGGCGAACATGTAG CCGCAACAGGAAATACTTCTGCAATGCATACCATTCACACATGGGATTTTAGTTCAACTTTGGTAGATACTGTAGCCGAACCACCAGTGGCAGGCAATATGAGTCGGAATCCGGCCCCCAACCGAAACAAACACAAGAGGTTAGGATTAGCCGTGGGGTTGGGTGGTGGTGGATCTTTTCTGCTCGGTGGGTTTGCTTTAATTCTATTTTGCTTTTGGAAGAGGAATAGGAGGGACACAGAAGAGGATCTCGCCTTTGATAGGTGCATGGATGAAGAATTTCAAAGGGAAACAGGACCCAACAAGTTTTCATTTTATGAATTGGCTCGTGCCACCAAtaattttagtgatgaagaaAAGCTAGGCCAGGGAGGATTTGGTGGAGTTTACAGAGGATTTTTACGGGACTCAAATTCCTACGTTGCTGTCAAGAGGGTATCAAAAGGGTCTAAACAGGGGATAAAAGAGTATGCCTcagaagtaaaaattattagtcAACTGAGACATAAAAATTTGGTGCCACTCATTGGCTGGTGCCATGAAAGAGGAGAACTCTTACTTGTCTATGAGTTCATGCCCAATGGAAGCTTAGATTCACATTTTTTTACTGAAGAAAGCTTATTGTTATGGGCAATAAGGTACAAAGTTGCTCAAGGATTGGCGTCGGCATTGCTATACTTGCACGAGGAATGGGAACAATGTGTGGTGCATAGGGATATAAAATCAAGCAACGTTATGCTTGATTCAAACTTTAATACTAAACTTGGGGATTTTGGGCTAGCTAGGCTTGTGGACCATGTGAAAGGGTCACAAACCACTGTATTGGCAGGCACCATGGGCTACATGGATCCTGAATGTGTCACAACCGGTAAGGCCAGCAAAGAGTCAGATGTATATAGTTTCGGAATTGTCGCTTTGGAGATTTGTTGTGGAAGAAAACCAATCAAGCCCGATGCCCCTGAAGATCAAGTAGTCATGGTGGAGTGGGTTTGGGAGCTCTATCGAATAGGAAAAGTACTTGAAGCAGTTGACCCAAGGCTGAGTGGAGATTTTGATGAGCAGCAAATGGAGCGCTTGATGATTGTCGGGCTTTGGTGCGCTCACCCTGATCGAAACTTTAGGCCATCAATTAGGCAAACAATTCATGTTCTAAATTTTGAGGCTCCATTGCCTATTCTCCCATCTAATATGCCGGCCTATTCTCCCACCTAA